A stretch of DNA from Thermodesulfobacteriota bacterium:
AAAAAGGGAAAGTGGAGAGACTTAAACGACAATGAGCTAATGAAATTACGAAGAGCCCTTGAGCCAGGGCATTGAGGTACTCTTTTACCAGCTAGCCTTAATATGTTAGGTTCTTTATTAGCTTATAAATAAATCCGGATTTAATAATTCTTCGTTCCAAAGGTAAAATCATTTATGTTCATAACTTTTGAAGGCATTGAAGGTAGCGGAAAGAGTACTCAAGCTAAGCTACTAGCAGAGCATCTGACTCAGATCGGGCACAAAGTTACACTAACTAGAGAACCCGGGTGGGGAGAACTCGGAGAACTAATTAGGCAAGTTATATTAGATAATAGGGATTTGGAGCTTGACGCGTTTTCTGAACTATGTCTTTTTTGCGCAGACAGAGCACAGCATGTAAGAGACTTCATCAGACCTAAATTAATTTCAGGCGAGATTGTAATATGTGACCGCTATTTTGATTCAACTGTTGTATACCAAGGATACGGCAGAAAACTGGATAAGAGGCTTGTAAGTAGGATTGCAACAGCTTCAACGCTTGATCTAATCCCTGACATTACCTTCTTGTTAAATCTGCCTGTTATTAAAGGCCTATCTAGGCTAGAAACTAGAGGCGATACCACAAAGATGGACGAGGAACCAGTCGAATTTCATGAAATGATCAGACAGGGCTATATGCTAATAGCTAAGCGCGAGCCTAATAGGATCAAGAAGATTAATGGGGACAGGCAGATGTTAGATATACACGCTGAAATCAGAAACACCCTTGCGGAGATAATCACTTAAGAGCTAAATATGTTTAATAACAAAATTATTGGCCACGATTTTCAAAAAAATATACTTCTCAGAGCTGCCCGGGATAATATGGTCTCACATTCTTATATATTCTCCGGTCAGGATGGCATTGGTAAAAAACTGATAGCACTTGAATTTGCAAAGCTGATCAACTGCACTTCAGATAATGAAATTCAAGCCGATGCTCCCAGGACAAACTTATGTGAATGCGGACCATGCAGCAAAGTAGAAAAAGGAATTCATCCGGATGTTATTTATGTTGAGTATGAAGGAGTTAAGAGTATAAAAGTCGAGCAGATCAGAGAAGGAGTTGAGGAGAAGCTATACCTTAAATCCTTTGAGGGTAAGTATAAAGTTGTAATAGTTGATGAGGCACACAGAATGAGCAGCGGGGCCCAAAATGCTTTTTTAAAAACACTAGAAGAGCCTCCCCCTAATTCGGTTATAATTCTAATAACATCGTCTCCGGACAAGCTGCTTCCAACAATACGCTCTAGATGTCAGCTCGTTAGGTTTAATTCACTGCCCCAAGAGCGTATTTTTCAGATACTTGAAGAACGTAGTGATTTAGCCACAGAGCAAGCGCTTATTAGCTCTAAACTTTCTAAAGGCAGCCTCGGAAAGGCCCTTAATATGGACTCTGATTTGTTAGAATGGCGAAAGGAGCTTGTTCAGTTTCTAATAAATCTTAAGCCTAATTCCGCAATGAGAATAATTGGTTTAGCTGAATACATGCCGCTTGGCTCTAGTGCTGAGGATATGGAAAAATTAGAGCAGACATTCGAATTTATATCACTTTGGCTCAGGGATCTTATGTTAATTAAAACTGGTTCGGAGGAAAGTCTTATCACAAACATAGATTTGATACAAGAAAGCGCTGAGATAGCTCAAAGCTTAGAGCTCAGGATTATATCAGAGAGAATGAGCGCGGTTGAGAGAACTTGGAATGATATATACAACCTTAATGCAAACAAACAGCTTTCGTTTGAAAATCTTTTTATTAAACTCGCAAGTTAGGGTATTATCTAAGCTCTTTAATCTTAAAAATATGTTTAGGAAATTTTGTGGAGATTAATTTTTATGTCTAAATCCTTTTATGTCACCACCCCTATCTATTATGTAAATGACGTGCCTCACATTGGACATGCATACACTACAATTGCAGCGGATGTTATTGCGCGCTTTAACAGGCTCAAAGGTAATCAAGTATTTTTTCTCACTGGTACAGACGAGCATGGTCAG
This window harbors:
- the tmk gene encoding dTMP kinase; translation: MFITFEGIEGSGKSTQAKLLAEHLTQIGHKVTLTREPGWGELGELIRQVILDNRDLELDAFSELCLFCADRAQHVRDFIRPKLISGEIVICDRYFDSTVVYQGYGRKLDKRLVSRIATASTLDLIPDITFLLNLPVIKGLSRLETRGDTTKMDEEPVEFHEMIRQGYMLIAKREPNRIKKINGDRQMLDIHAEIRNTLAEIIT
- a CDS encoding DNA polymerase III subunit delta'; translated protein: MFNNKIIGHDFQKNILLRAARDNMVSHSYIFSGQDGIGKKLIALEFAKLINCTSDNEIQADAPRTNLCECGPCSKVEKGIHPDVIYVEYEGVKSIKVEQIREGVEEKLYLKSFEGKYKVVIVDEAHRMSSGAQNAFLKTLEEPPPNSVIILITSSPDKLLPTIRSRCQLVRFNSLPQERIFQILEERSDLATEQALISSKLSKGSLGKALNMDSDLLEWRKELVQFLINLKPNSAMRIIGLAEYMPLGSSAEDMEKLEQTFEFISLWLRDLMLIKTGSEESLITNIDLIQESAEIAQSLELRIISERMSAVERTWNDIYNLNANKQLSFENLFIKLAS